In one Coccinella septempunctata chromosome 6, icCocSept1.1, whole genome shotgun sequence genomic region, the following are encoded:
- the LOC123315224 gene encoding U4/U6.U5 small nuclear ribonucleoprotein 27 kDa protein-like translates to MGRRSRSKSPFESRRRDRDRDRDRERDRDRDLRERDRDRHHRRKRSRSRDRSRDKRRYSNDRDIRRHYTRSRSRSRSRSVERLKKKNTLPERPLITPADLEGKTADEQEMMKLMGFCTFDSTKGKKVEGNDVGTVHVILKRKYRQYMNRKGGFNRPLDFVA, encoded by the coding sequence ATGGGCAGACGTAGTAGATCGAAGTCTCCCTTCGAATCCAGAAGGCGAGATAGGGACAGAGACAGGGATAGAGAGAGAGATAGAGACAGGGATTTACGTGAACGGGATAGAGATCGACATCACAGGAGGAAAAGATCGAGATCGAGGGACAGATCTAGGGACAAAAGGAGATATTCTAACGATAGGGATATTCGACGTCATTATACTCGTAGCAGATCAAGAAGTAGATCTAGGTCAGTAGAAAGACTCAAAAAAAAGAATACACTTCCTGAAAGACCACTGATAACTCCTGCAGATCTTGAGGGGAAAACAGCAGATGAACAGGAAATGATGAAACTCATGGGCTTCTGCACTTTTGATTCAACTAAAGGCAAGAAGGTTGAAGGCAACGATGTAGGAACTGTCCATGTAATTTTAAAACGTAAATACAGACAATATATGAACAGAAAAGGCGGATTCAACAGACCCTTGGATTTCGTTGCCTAG
- the LOC123315223 gene encoding Fanconi anemia group I protein, translating to MDIIQIVDAIDKYAENGKYRELGEFLCNNFEVKQIVTFIQDKVLTLEFVKIWKNMLLALSHFQEKCITIITATLKFVDENEIPTARVNDLLHYIINALPKFETQYLVALLKFCLKGFQNMNSCTLCWKDIFPEIVSKLSEKESIEFEGKCLSGKEVEKEVVNILCSLQWEPSRVVIVISILCEIPLNKEDHIKVLNKLGSYMESLMPQEVPSFTYQLLRFCKTQCFLSVVIMLQQYFGLRLYKAIIGSVDLSIDEDEQNNEIKQYEEAELSVFYHIRTLASHNSFAIKDYLVFLKTINKAPEFILHPFHIKVLLVIFEVEDYRDKVWDILKSLILRYFNEKSKRESSIWFSRMSSKLMDIETIINTLINSSTSFDISESLLNFGLMLLNVKSALPHIVDSNVLRLWNLGKTIVQNILQKFSKHNTAILDRILTNMRANKNIDSHLECLSACKKTVLMAMVTQQKFMYDIMEDLQQIPGNSAILLLDIVLPLTKLNSNVKDQTILLFRKSLYSSKTETRQMAVVGYTKLLMKIPIKNVESLSQMSSSLSSSSSGPSLFTQLSLNRSQSQGHFSNEALSWEILSILKRCFMQKLEVRNQLYEGLFQAAYENKDLSVPILEILWTQISKYYIIEEETLPPLDFSKLSIVKDINVIQQETFGKLLYVIGLILVQIQSEDFPSTVEKFQMVLDSICERMISCELIHFELDDGTDLSDPLPECKEKVIILQEAMRVCEALIAYKIKSWNNKSENNGTQIISLFKTHSRLLHFAKNIGKAKKQRKKKDDNVQKSALAFRLPETVLDVNILVKALQLLHEPVVEWTSMVEANVVRSSREIHRHFFQSIKQIFSSAKNKKSKNNFACPRIKPEEAYEIACIIYNRCIKNLDNYKDFDSISAIEAAECFQIILGFVSPYEVNKETFDPLKDEESQLYLWNIIKTYQKLFEDHEELENEDPEMKKLPPVLLNTLTLLFSLMPSEISGSSKEFYNWMVQYAKDQTLSSKPSATLFFSLLFNMHLKYELDSKLFKCIISSIGNVLGMTREEEGEAEEECFKIVNEISVNSAFTTINNALKSLLDDVEIILTKLKCEHSFRTHVPVYDSTKFKKLTATAALCRRQSLSEKEASVSELLYVIAKLLDGLTAAIIPPGLMAELLLRNIIQIYSILVNFAKYFSTLSTTASAAMRGARFEELVKFIGRQLSPDINFFILHLEEEDKKNQLAQTKKKSHGVTSRKEEILKNTRCIPKLVYVMEQFSKCIMHLSNKTKFDLHKYIGQGTTRDFRILVNELDIPEKDESDSQENNENEELDGGQEDNEDLDTPVSHEDNDDRIEEKLDDLDEEEQQDSDNEDILESSTEDNEEDNRRMPPPKKLKR from the exons ATGGATATAATTCAGATAGTTGATGCAATCGATAAATATGCAGAGAATGGAAAATATCGGGAACTTGGGGAATTCTTGTGTAATAATTTCGAAGTGAAACAA ATCGTCACGTTCATTCAAGACAAAGTGTTAACATTAGAGTTCGTAAAGATTTGGAAAAATATGTTACTAGCCTTGTCTCATTTTCAAGAAAAGTGTATAACCATAATAACAGCAACGTTGAAGTTTGTTGATGAGAATGAAATACCAACTGCTCGAGTGAATGATTTATTACATTATATAATTAATGCCTTACCAAAATTTGAAACTCAGTATCTGGTTGCCCtcctaaaattttgtttgaaaggtTTCCAAAATATGAATTCTTGTACACTCTG CTGGAAAGATATATTTCCAGAAATAGTAAGCaagttatctgaaaaagagtcTATTGAATTCGAAGGGAAATGTTTGAGTGGAAAAGAAGTTGAAAAGGAAGTTGTGAATATATTATGTTCTTTACAATGGGAGCCTTCCAGAGTTGTTATTGTTATCTCGATATTATG TGAAATTCCTCTGAACAAAGAAGATCATATCAAAGTTCTGAATAAATTAGGTTCTTATATGGAATCCTTAATGCCCCAGGAGGTTCCAAGTTTCACATACCAGCTATTAAGGTTCTGCAAAACTCAGTGTTTTCTCTCTGTAGTTATAATGTTACAGCAATACTTTGGCTTAAGATTGTACAAAGCAATCATAGGTTCTGTTGATTTATCCATCGATGAAG ATgaacaaaataatgaaataaaacaatACGAGGAAGCAGAACTTTCGGTTTTTTATCACATAAGGACGTTGGCATCTCATAATTCCTTTGCAATTAAAGATTATTTGGTATTTCTGAAAACGATCAATAAAGCTCCTGAGTTTATTCTTCATCCTTTTCATATTAAAGTTTTACTTGTTATTTTTGAGGTTGAAGATTACAGAGATAAAGTATGGGATATTCTGAAATCTCTAATACTGAGGTACTTCAATGAAAAATCCAAAAGAGAATCTTCAATTTGGTTCAGTCGTATGAGTTCCAAACTCATGGATATAGAAACTATAATTAATACTTTGATAAACAGCAG CACATCATTTGATATCTCAGAGAGTTTACTTAACTTTGGTTTGATGCTGTTGAATGTCAAAAGTGCACTACCTCATATAGTTGATTCTAATGTGCTAAGATTGTGGAATTTGGGAAAAACAATTGTTCAAAATATATTGCAGAAATTCTCTAAACATAATACTGCTATACTGGATCGAATATTGACAAATATGcgtgcaaataaaaatattgattcgcATTTAG AGTGCCTATCTGCATGTAAAAAAACTGTACTCATGGCAATGGTTACACAACAAAAATTTATGTATGATATAATGGAGGACTTGCAGCAAATTCCTGGAAATTCTGCCATCCTTCTTCTggatattgttctacctttgACAAAATTGAACAGCAATGTTAAAGACCAAACCATTTTACTCTTTAGAAAATCCCTCTACTCTAG TAAAACAGAAACCAGACAAATGGCAGTCGTTGGTTATACAAAATTGTTAATGAAGATTCCCATAAAGAATGTTGAAAGTTTGAGCCAAATGAGTAGTTCTTTGAGTTCTTCATCATCAGGTCCTTCTTTGTTCACACAGTTGTCCCTGAACCGAAGTCAATCACAAGGACACTTCAGTAACGAGGCCCTTAGTTGGGAGATTCTGAGTATATTGAAAAGATGCTTCATGCAAAAGCTCGAAGTAAGAAACCAATTATATGAAG GTCTTTTTCAAGCTGCTTATGAGAATAAAGACTTGAGCGTTCCCATTCTAGAAATTTTATGGACCCAGATTTCTAAATATTATATAATAGAAGAAGAAACTCTACCACCACTAGATTTTTCGAAACTTTCAATTGTCAAAGATATTAATGTTATTCAACAG GAAACTTTTGGAAAACTTTTATATGTTATTGGTCTAATCCTTGTACAAATTCAGAGTGAAGATTTTCCATCAACTGTAGAAAAATTTCAGATGGTTTTGGATTCCATTTGTGAAAGAATGATATCATGTGAACTTATACATTTTGAACTT GATGATGGGACAGATCTTTCAGATCCCTTACCTGAATGTAAAGAAAAAGTCATCATTCTACAAGAAGCAATGAGAGTTTGCGAAGCTTTAATAGCTTATAAAATTAAATCTTGGAATAATAAGTCAGAAAACAATGGCACCCAAATAATTTCTCTGTTCAAAACTCATAGTAGATTGCTTCATTTTGCCAAG AATATAGGAAAAGCTAAGAAACAGAGGAAGAAGAAGGATGATAATGTCCAGAAAAGTGCCTTGGCTTTCCGACTTCCTGAAACTGTTTTGGATGTGAATATATTGGTCAAGGCTTTGCAACTGCTGCATGA ACCAGTAGTTGAATGGACATCAATGGTAGAGGCAAACGTAGTGAGATCCAGCAGAGAAATTCACAGGCATTTTTTTCAATCCATAAAACAAATATTCTCCAGTGCCAAAAACAAAAAGAGCAAAAACAATTTTGCTTGTCCAAGGATAAAGCCAGAAGAGGCATATGAAATTGCTTGTATTATATACAACAGATGCATAAAGAATTTGGATAATTACAAAGATTTTGACAGTATCAGTGCTATCGAAGCTGCAGAATGTTTCCAAATTATACTTGGTTTTGTAAGCCCTTACGAGGTTAATAAAGAGACTTTTG ATCCTTTAAAAGATGAGGAGAGTCAATTATACTTGTGGAATATCATCAAAACATATCAAAAATTGTTTGAAGACCATGAAGAATTAGAAAACGAGGACcctgaaatgaagaaattacctCCAGTGCTTCTAAATACTTTGACTCTTTTATTTTCACTTATGCCATCAGAAATTAGTGGTTCTTCAAAAGAG tttTATAATTGGATGGTACAATATGCAAAGGATCAGACACTTAGCAGCAAACCAAGTGCAACACTGTTCTTCTCACTTCTTTTCAACATGCACTTGAAATATGAACTAGACTCTAAACTTTTCAAATGTATAATTTCAAGTATTGGGAATGTACTTGGTATGACACGAGAG gAAGAGGGAGAAGCAGAagaagagtgtttcaaaatagTCAACGAGATCTCTGTTAATAGTGCATTCACAACAATAAACAATGCTCTTAAATCATTGCTGGACGATGTAGAAATAATTTTAACAAAACTAAAATGTGAACATAGTTTCAGAACGCATGTGCCAGTTTATGATAGcacaaaattcaagaaattaaCAGCAACCGCTGCACTATGTAGGAGGCAAAGCCTTTCCGAGAAGGAAGCAAGTGTCTCCGAGTTACTTTATGTCATAGCAAAACTTCTTGATGGTCTGACCGCTGCGATAATCCCACCAGGATTGATGGCTGAGCTTCTTCTTCGAAATATCATTCAGATTTATTCCATACTAGTGAATTTCGCAAAATATTTCAGCACACTATCAACTACTGCCAGCGCAGCTATGAGGGGTGCACG CTTTGAAGAATTGGTCAAATTTATTGGACGACAGTTATCTCCTGATATAAACTTCTTCATATTGCACTTAGAAGAAGAAGATAAGAAAAACCAATTAGCTCAAACCAAGAAGAAATCACATGGTGTTACTTCCCGCaaagaagaaatattgaaaaatactcGTTGCATACCCAAACTGGTTTATGTGATGGAACAATTTAGTAAATGTATAATGCACCTGTCTAATAAAACCAAATTTGATTTACATAAATATATTGGTCAAGGAACAACTCGAGATTTCAGAATTCTAGTTAATGAGCTCGATATTCCGGAGAAAGATGAGAGTGATTCACAAGAGAAcaatgaaaatgaagaattagATGGTGGTCAAGAAGATAATGAAGATCTTGATACTCCAGTGAGTCATGAAGATAATGATGATAGAATAGAGGAGAAACTCGATGACCTAGACGAAGAAGAACAACAAGACAGTGATAATGAGGACATATTGGAGAGTTCTACTGAGGATAATGAAGAAGATAATAGGAGAATGCCGCCACCCAAGAAATTGAAACGTTAA